Proteins encoded within one genomic window of Pararhizobium capsulatum DSM 1112:
- a CDS encoding 16S rRNA (uracil(1498)-N(3))-methyltransferase — protein MRANFRMQRQFIDTPLSQGATYEASKEQYNYLVNVLRFEEGAAVLVFNGRDGEWRAELSFPTRKRLILTATEQTRPQPAPCDLHYLFAPLKVGRLDYLVQKAVEMGAGILQPVMTQHVQGKLGSLDRVRSNVIEAAEQCGVLGIPDVVEPKKLDELLASWPKDRRIIFCDEGNESQNPLPILAGITETQHALLIGPEGGFSDEERKLLRSLDFVTAIPLGPRILRADTAAVAAMAVIQAAIGDWK, from the coding sequence ATGCGGGCCAATTTCCGGATGCAGCGGCAGTTCATCGACACGCCGCTTTCTCAAGGCGCCACCTACGAGGCGTCGAAGGAACAATACAATTACCTCGTCAATGTTCTGCGCTTCGAGGAAGGCGCCGCCGTTCTCGTCTTCAACGGACGCGATGGCGAGTGGCGGGCCGAACTTTCATTCCCCACACGCAAGCGTCTGATCCTCACCGCGACGGAACAGACGCGGCCGCAGCCGGCCCCTTGCGACCTCCACTATCTTTTCGCACCGCTGAAGGTTGGCCGGCTGGATTATCTCGTCCAGAAGGCGGTGGAGATGGGCGCGGGGATCCTGCAGCCCGTCATGACCCAGCATGTGCAAGGCAAGCTCGGTAGCCTCGACCGCGTGCGCTCCAATGTCATCGAAGCGGCCGAGCAATGCGGCGTGCTTGGTATTCCGGACGTGGTTGAGCCGAAAAAATTGGACGAGCTACTCGCCAGCTGGCCGAAAGATCGCCGCATCATCTTCTGCGACGAAGGCAACGAAAGTCAAAATCCGCTGCCGATTCTTGCCGGGATCACGGAAACCCAGCACGCGCTGCTGATCGGCCCGGAAGGCGGCTTTTCCGATGAGGAGCGCAAGCTCCTGCGCAGTCTCGACTTCGTGACAGCCATTCCGCTGGGACCTCGTATCCTGCGCGCGGATACGGCGGCTGTTGCTGCCATGGCCGTCATTCAGGCCGCGATCGGCGATTGGAAATAG
- a CDS encoding inorganic phosphate transporter: MAKSPPSLEKPTLDRDLEKVTFTEEASHFVLRPWAGLGLGLIFMLTSGMFAALYVLDQPGFLIIVFAAVIAGYMAMNIGANDVTNNVGAAVGSRAISMPVALAIAAVFEILGALFAGGTVVQTVESGIVSSTYMPTGMAFVWVMMAALLSSAIWINLATWFGAPISTTHSIIGGILGAGISAAGVSAVFWLPLLGITLSWMISPILGGGIAALLLASIKTFVIYREDKIAAAVFWMPILVALMTGIFTIYFLLIAIDRVMEIETLKGLAVGIAVGVATYAAMHPFIRRQAVGIENRNQSLRKLFAVPLILSAALLSFAHGANDVSNAVGPLSAIVTQLTTAGVGPYSAIPLWVMLIGALGISCGLLLFGPKLIRVVGEEITRLNPMRAFCVALATAITVLIASMMGLPVSTTHTAVGAVFGIGFFREWYTRNSQRRLEYVRKKTGHDNFERRAPRNPDELHRRRLVRRSHFLTIIGAWVITVPISALLSAAVYGLFHLIFM; this comes from the coding sequence GTGGCAAAATCACCGCCCAGTCTCGAAAAGCCAACGCTCGACAGAGATCTGGAAAAGGTCACCTTTACGGAAGAGGCATCGCACTTCGTGCTGAGGCCATGGGCAGGCCTTGGGCTTGGCCTGATCTTCATGCTGACCAGCGGCATGTTCGCGGCACTCTACGTTCTCGATCAACCGGGCTTCCTGATCATCGTTTTTGCGGCCGTGATCGCCGGCTACATGGCGATGAACATCGGCGCCAACGACGTTACCAACAACGTCGGCGCGGCCGTCGGGTCGCGCGCCATCAGCATGCCGGTGGCGCTCGCGATCGCAGCTGTATTCGAGATTCTCGGCGCCCTGTTTGCCGGCGGGACGGTCGTCCAGACGGTCGAATCCGGCATCGTGTCCTCGACCTACATGCCCACAGGCATGGCGTTCGTCTGGGTGATGATGGCGGCGCTTCTGTCGTCCGCGATCTGGATCAATCTTGCGACCTGGTTTGGGGCACCTATTTCGACCACGCATTCCATCATTGGCGGCATCCTCGGAGCCGGGATCTCCGCCGCCGGAGTTTCGGCCGTTTTTTGGCTTCCCCTCCTCGGCATCACACTCAGCTGGATGATTTCCCCCATTCTTGGCGGCGGGATTGCAGCTCTTCTCCTCGCCTCCATCAAAACCTTTGTCATTTATCGCGAAGACAAGATCGCAGCAGCGGTCTTCTGGATGCCTATCCTCGTTGCCTTGATGACGGGTATTTTCACCATCTATTTCTTGCTGATTGCCATCGACAGAGTGATGGAGATCGAAACGCTCAAAGGTTTGGCAGTTGGCATAGCCGTGGGAGTGGCGACATACGCCGCGATGCACCCCTTCATCCGGCGTCAGGCAGTCGGGATCGAGAACCGAAACCAATCGCTGCGCAAGCTCTTTGCTGTGCCGCTGATACTCTCTGCGGCGCTTCTGTCTTTCGCACATGGCGCAAATGACGTTTCGAACGCCGTCGGGCCGCTATCGGCCATTGTCACGCAGCTGACGACGGCGGGAGTTGGCCCCTATTCCGCAATCCCCCTTTGGGTCATGCTGATCGGCGCACTTGGTATTTCGTGCGGGTTGCTGCTTTTCGGGCCGAAGCTCATCCGCGTTGTCGGCGAAGAGATTACGCGGCTTAATCCGATGCGGGCCTTTTGCGTCGCGCTTGCCACCGCGATCACGGTTCTCATTGCCTCGATGATGGGCTTGCCGGTCTCCACCACCCATACGGCCGTCGGCGCCGTCTTCGGCATCGGCTTTTTCCGCGAATGGTATACCCGCAATTCGCAACGACGCCTGGAGTATGTGCGCAAGAAGACCGGGCATGACAATTTCGAAAGACGCGCACCCCGTAATCCGGATGAGTTGCATCGGCGGCGCCTCGTTCGCCGCTCCCATTTCTTGACGATCATCGGCGCCTGGGTCATTACCGTGCCGATTTCGGCGTTGCTTTCGGCAGCGGTCTACGGTCTGTTCCACCTGATTTTTATGTAA
- a CDS encoding NUDIX hydrolase, whose translation MNFFDRIANEVRLMFRRPVRVQCAALCYRFKKKSAQPEMLVITSRDTGRWVIPKGWPMDGKRSHEVAAREAWEEAGVKGEASEQSIGYYGYQKGLDHGMKVPCRVQVYPVVVFDMAKSFKEKGTRKLEWVSFPEAADRVAEPELKELIRRFEQELLGTMRPERKSAAG comes from the coding sequence TTGAACTTTTTCGACCGCATCGCCAATGAAGTACGCCTGATGTTTCGTCGCCCCGTGCGCGTGCAGTGTGCTGCGTTGTGTTATCGGTTCAAGAAGAAGAGTGCCCAGCCGGAAATGCTTGTCATCACCAGCCGTGACACCGGCCGTTGGGTCATTCCCAAGGGCTGGCCGATGGATGGCAAGCGCTCCCATGAGGTCGCTGCCCGCGAGGCCTGGGAAGAAGCGGGCGTGAAGGGTGAGGCAAGCGAACAGAGCATCGGCTATTACGGCTATCAGAAGGGACTGGACCACGGCATGAAAGTGCCTTGCCGTGTGCAGGTTTACCCTGTGGTCGTGTTCGACATGGCAAAGAGCTTCAAGGAAAAGGGCACCCGCAAACTTGAATGGGTGAGCTTTCCCGAAGCAGCAGACCGTGTCGCCGAACCGGAGCTGAAGGAGCTTATCCGGCGCTTCGAACAGGAACTGCTGGGCACCATGCGCCCTGAACGGAAATCAGCTGCCGGCTAA
- a CDS encoding FCD domain-containing protein has translation MTDVPIDTYARIQPSRTADEIVQQIERLILEGVLRDGERLPSERDLSGRFDVSRPILREALKELEARGLLVSHHGGGTFVGDVIGQIFSRPVIDLIARHQKATLDYLEYRRELEGMTAALAAHRATRFDREMLTRIMEDMRAAHRDGSAEGGLKADVDLHNAIGESAHNIILLHTLRACYRLLSEGIFFNRAVLFDAPGAGDRLLAQHEAIYAAIMAGDPDAARDAAHTHIDFIAAATQDAERSGEWARISQMRMQQRGKANSPATTT, from the coding sequence GTGACAGACGTCCCCATCGACACTTATGCCCGCATCCAGCCCAGTCGCACAGCCGACGAAATCGTCCAACAGATCGAGCGCCTGATCCTTGAGGGTGTGCTACGGGACGGCGAAAGGCTGCCGAGCGAACGCGACCTTTCGGGCCGTTTCGATGTATCCCGGCCGATCCTGCGCGAGGCGTTGAAGGAGCTTGAGGCGCGCGGCCTGCTCGTCAGCCATCATGGCGGCGGTACGTTCGTGGGCGATGTCATCGGCCAGATCTTTTCCAGGCCTGTGATCGACCTCATCGCCCGTCACCAGAAGGCGACGCTGGATTATCTCGAATATCGCCGGGAGCTCGAGGGAATGACCGCTGCGCTCGCCGCCCACCGCGCCACCCGCTTCGACCGGGAAATGTTGACTCGCATCATGGAAGACATGCGGGCGGCCCATCGCGACGGATCGGCCGAAGGCGGACTGAAAGCTGACGTCGATCTGCACAACGCCATTGGCGAGAGCGCCCACAATATCATCCTGCTGCACACGCTGCGCGCCTGCTATCGGCTTCTGAGCGAAGGCATCTTCTTCAACCGCGCCGTCCTCTTTGACGCGCCCGGCGCCGGCGATCGGCTGCTTGCCCAGCATGAAGCGATCTACGCGGCGATCATGGCTGGCGACCCGGACGCTGCGCGCGACGCGGCCCACACCCATATCGATTTTATCGCCGCCGCCACGCAGGATGCCGAGCGCAGCGGCGAATGGGCACGGATTTCGCAGATGCGGATGCAGCAACGCGGCAAGGCGAACAGTCCCGCGACCACCACCTGA
- a CDS encoding DUF3422 family protein, which yields MGNFAFPAAPARAQALGEIHARPYALVSAPRVIFQLAFMTDGGASVDHAVLCELSRGRGVAPPGREANHHAMPWGQGTLRWERHTEFSTYFWDCPAPENFDDPVTLHPFGDGFLPPGTLISGIRLEIRPDTPDARKAMAAFDPTSLCYGDVKGGQGAVITDFRQNGDGLTRILVLDSGMTEAGTGALVQRLLDIETYRTLAMIGLPMAQSLSPDLRRIEDGLTGITQQMRNDAREHADAMLGEITRLAAELEASAALSLYRFGASRAYYGIVQERIRALGETGVSGYETIGSFLERRLAPAMRTCQSVEERQANLSRKLARATALLRSWVDLELERQNSAILNSMDKRAKVQLRLQQTVEGLSVAAISYYVVGLFGYLAKALESEGLPIKSGVLTGLFVPIAIVAMWLVVRRIRRHHAEEDRH from the coding sequence GTGGGAAATTTTGCATTTCCGGCTGCACCTGCAAGGGCGCAAGCCCTTGGCGAGATCCATGCGCGCCCTTATGCGCTGGTCAGTGCTCCGCGCGTTATCTTTCAGCTTGCCTTCATGACGGATGGCGGGGCGTCGGTTGATCATGCCGTGCTCTGCGAACTGTCGCGGGGACGGGGTGTCGCGCCACCCGGGCGCGAAGCCAACCATCACGCAATGCCCTGGGGGCAGGGGACGCTGCGCTGGGAGCGCCACACCGAATTCTCGACCTATTTCTGGGATTGTCCGGCGCCCGAGAATTTCGACGATCCGGTGACGTTGCATCCGTTCGGCGATGGTTTCCTGCCGCCGGGTACGCTGATCTCGGGCATTCGGCTGGAAATCCGACCCGATACGCCTGACGCGCGCAAAGCCATGGCCGCCTTCGATCCAACAAGCCTGTGTTACGGCGACGTGAAGGGCGGGCAGGGCGCGGTGATCACCGATTTTCGCCAGAATGGCGATGGGCTTACACGCATCCTCGTGCTGGATAGCGGTATGACCGAGGCCGGCACAGGCGCGCTTGTCCAGCGTCTGCTCGATATCGAGACCTATAGAACGCTTGCCATGATCGGGCTTCCCATGGCGCAATCCCTATCTCCCGATTTGCGTCGCATCGAGGATGGGCTTACCGGCATCACCCAGCAGATGCGCAACGATGCTCGTGAGCATGCCGATGCCATGCTGGGCGAGATCACCCGGCTTGCTGCCGAACTGGAGGCGAGCGCGGCACTGAGCCTTTATCGTTTCGGCGCGAGCCGCGCCTATTACGGCATCGTCCAGGAGCGCATTCGCGCATTGGGCGAGACCGGCGTTTCCGGATACGAGACAATCGGCAGTTTCCTCGAGCGGCGTCTGGCGCCGGCGATGCGTACCTGCCAATCGGTAGAGGAAAGGCAGGCAAACCTTTCGCGCAAGCTCGCGCGTGCCACAGCCCTTCTCAGAAGCTGGGTGGATCTTGAGCTCGAACGCCAGAATAGTGCCATCCTGAATTCCATGGACAAGCGCGCCAAGGTGCAGTTGCGTCTCCAGCAGACCGTCGAAGGCCTGTCGGTCGCAGCCATTTCCTATTATGTGGTCGGGCTGTTCGGCTATCTGGCCAAGGCGCTGGAGAGCGAAGGTCTGCCGATAAAGTCAGGCGTGCTGACCGGCCTGTTCGTACCGATCGCCATTGTTGCCATGTGGCTCGTGGTCCGCCGCATCCGCCGCCACCACGCGGAGGAAGATCGCCACTGA
- a CDS encoding LysR family transcriptional regulator, with protein sequence MTNLGDLEIFTRVVATGSMSAAGRVLGLSPAVISKRIKRLEDRLGTRLFQRTTRQISLTEAGQGFHDRILGVLAGIEEAEAFAAGRSQLAQGRLRITAPTSFGRMHIAPYLPRFMETHPALVLDIVLTDEFTDIVADGFDLAIRIGELVDTSLVARRLAPVRRVLCAAPGYITRHGAPEGIADLAHHICLPAHNHESWRLDGPEGQIIYRAEGPLITNSSEVIREAVISGAGIALRSTWDIGPELRSGKLVQVLPQWEGSKHLAVSALYPSRQFLPAKVRLFVDFLAGLYGPTPYWER encoded by the coding sequence ATGACAAATCTGGGCGATCTCGAAATTTTCACCCGCGTCGTGGCGACCGGAAGCATGTCGGCGGCAGGGCGAGTGCTCGGCTTATCACCGGCCGTGATCTCGAAGCGCATCAAGCGGCTTGAGGACCGGCTGGGCACGCGGCTCTTTCAACGCACGACACGACAGATCTCGCTGACCGAAGCTGGCCAGGGTTTTCACGATCGCATCCTCGGTGTGCTGGCAGGCATAGAGGAAGCCGAAGCCTTCGCCGCCGGGCGCTCACAGCTGGCGCAGGGCCGGTTGCGCATCACCGCCCCGACCTCGTTCGGGCGCATGCATATTGCGCCCTATCTGCCACGCTTCATGGAGACGCATCCGGCTCTCGTGCTTGATATCGTCTTGACCGACGAGTTCACGGATATCGTGGCGGATGGTTTCGACCTCGCGATCCGTATCGGCGAACTGGTCGATACAAGTCTCGTTGCCCGCCGACTCGCTCCCGTGCGTCGCGTTCTTTGCGCGGCCCCCGGCTACATTACGCGCCACGGCGCACCGGAAGGCATTGCCGACCTTGCGCACCATATCTGCCTGCCGGCTCACAACCATGAAAGCTGGCGGCTGGATGGACCGGAAGGCCAGATCATCTATCGCGCGGAGGGGCCGCTGATCACCAATTCCTCCGAAGTGATCCGCGAGGCGGTGATTTCCGGTGCCGGCATCGCCTTGCGCTCGACCTGGGATATCGGGCCGGAGCTGCGGAGCGGAAAGCTGGTGCAGGTGCTGCCGCAGTGGGAAGGCTCGAAACACCTCGCGGTTTCCGCGCTTTATCCCAGTCGCCAGTTCCTGCCGGCCAAGGTGCGCCTGTTTGTCGATTTCCTGGCCGGGCTTTATGGGCCGACGCCCTATTGGGAGCGGTGA
- a CDS encoding FAD-linked oxidase C-terminal domain-containing protein yields the protein MSDQIAFMAPKRSVLDRREAIVADLADLLPPGCLVSDARGLVPFETDAFIAYRRIPLAVALPETTAQVAAVLKYCSRYGIPVVPRGAGTSLSGGAIPQEDAVVIGLSKMSRILDIDFANRTATVEAGVTNINISEAVLPDGFFYAPDPSSQLACTIGGNIGMNSGGAHCLKYGVTTNNLLGVKMVLFDGTVIELGGKALDAPGYDLLGLVCGSEGQLGIVTEATVRLLARPEGARPVLFGFASSEAAGACVAEVIGAGIIPVAIEFMDRPAIGICEAFAKAGYPMDVEALLIVEVEGSDAEMDATLARIIEIARRHGVTTIRESQSATEAALIWKGRKSAFGATGRIADYICMDGTVPLSQLSEVLRKTGEIAASYGLRVANVFHAGDGNMHPLILYNINDPEDAARAEAAGNDILKLCVDAGGCLTGEHGVGIEKRDLMLHQFSQIDLDQQMAARAAFDPQWIMNPSKVFPLEGRPAA from the coding sequence GTGTCCGATCAGATCGCATTCATGGCACCCAAACGATCCGTCCTGGATCGCCGCGAGGCGATTGTCGCCGATCTGGCCGATCTTCTGCCGCCAGGCTGTCTGGTCAGCGATGCAAGAGGTCTCGTGCCGTTCGAGACGGATGCCTTCATCGCCTATCGTCGCATCCCTCTTGCTGTCGCGCTTCCTGAAACGACGGCGCAGGTGGCGGCGGTTCTCAAATATTGCAGCCGCTACGGCATCCCCGTCGTGCCTCGGGGCGCCGGCACCTCGCTCTCCGGTGGCGCGATACCGCAGGAAGACGCGGTCGTCATCGGTCTCTCGAAGATGAGCCGCATTCTCGATATCGATTTTGCCAACCGCACCGCGACCGTCGAGGCGGGCGTCACCAATATCAACATTTCCGAAGCCGTCCTGCCGGACGGTTTCTTCTACGCGCCGGACCCGAGCTCGCAGCTTGCCTGCACCATCGGCGGCAATATCGGCATGAATTCCGGCGGCGCGCACTGTCTGAAATACGGCGTGACGACCAACAACCTGCTCGGCGTAAAGATGGTGCTTTTCGACGGCACCGTCATCGAGCTGGGCGGCAAGGCGCTGGATGCACCGGGTTATGATTTGCTCGGCCTCGTCTGCGGCTCGGAAGGTCAGCTCGGCATTGTCACCGAGGCAACCGTGCGGCTGCTGGCGCGTCCGGAAGGTGCACGTCCAGTGCTGTTCGGCTTCGCCTCGTCGGAGGCGGCGGGAGCCTGCGTTGCCGAAGTCATCGGCGCCGGCATCATCCCTGTCGCCATCGAGTTCATGGACAGGCCGGCAATCGGCATTTGCGAGGCCTTTGCCAAGGCCGGTTATCCCATGGATGTCGAGGCGTTGCTGATCGTCGAGGTCGAGGGTTCGGATGCCGAGATGGATGCAACGCTCGCCCGCATCATCGAGATTGCCCGCCGTCACGGCGTGACGACCATCCGCGAAAGCCAGTCGGCAACGGAGGCGGCACTGATCTGGAAGGGCCGCAAATCCGCCTTTGGCGCGACCGGCCGCATCGCCGACTATATCTGCATGGATGGCACCGTGCCGCTCTCGCAGCTTTCAGAGGTCCTGCGCAAGACCGGAGAGATCGCTGCAAGCTACGGCCTGCGCGTCGCCAATGTCTTCCATGCCGGCGATGGCAACATGCACCCGCTCATCCTCTACAACATCAACGATCCGGAAGATGCTGCCCGCGCCGAAGCGGCCGGCAACGATATCCTGAAGCTCTGCGTCGATGCCGGCGGCTGCCTGACCGGCGAGCATGGCGTCGGCATCGAGAAGCGTGACCTGATGCTGCATCAGTTCAGCCAGATCGATCTCGACCAGCAGATGGCCGCCCGCGCCGCCTTCGATCCGCAATGGATCATGAACCCCTCCAAGGTGTTTCCGCTCGAAGGGCGCCCGGCCGCATGA